The Patescibacteria group bacterium genome includes the window ATTCCGAATTTTTAAATTAAAACGTTCGGATAAACGCGATTTACGGAATAATTTATTTAATTATTAAATTCGGATTATTTTTTTTCTTTCTTGGTCTTAACTTTAATCCTTACTATCTCCCGGCCCCGATAAGATCCGCAAAAAGAACAAGCCTGATGCGGCCGCTTCGGCTGGCCGCACTTGGGGCATTTGTTTAAAGCCATTTTTTTTAAAGCATAGTGAGCCCGATTGCGCCTGACTTTCGAGCGAGACCTTCTTTTGGCTGGTACTGACATAAGTTAAATATGAAAATAACATAAAAACAAAATAATATCACCGCCGAGGCGGGATCCCGCCCACTATTAATAAAATAAAGTGGCGGGATAAAAAATAAATAGAGTCTTATTTTGTTATTTTGTTATTTCTTGCCTGCCCTGCCTACCGGACAGGCAGGCGGCAGGCAGGTATTATTTTATTTATATTATTATTATAACCCAAAACACCCATTAGTCAACTCCTTCCGAAGCGCCCCTGCCAAAAACACCCTATTCTTTTCCTTCTTTTTTCCCGACAATTTTTTCAAACTCTTCCCGCTCCAAAGTTTCTTTTTTTAGCAAAGCTTCAACCACTTTATCAAGCTTTTCTTTTTCGGTTTTTATAATCTCTTTTGCCTGTTTAGCGGCTTGCTCAATAAAGCGGGAAATCTCTTTGTCAATCTGTTCCGCCACTTTTTCACTATAATCCCTCTGCTCATGGATTTCCCGGCCCAAAAATATCATCTCTTCTTTTTCACCGTAAGTGCGCGGGCCCAAATCGTCCGACATGCCATAATCGGTTATAAGCTGGCGAGCCAAGGCCGTGGCCCGGCGCAAATCAGAAGTGGCGCCGGTGGTCACTTCGCCGAAAATTTCTTTCTCGGTAGCATGGCCGGCCAAGAGCACGGCTAATTCTTCCACAAACTCCGATTTGGCGTGCATATGCTTATCTTCGGTCGGGAGTTTGAGGGTGTAACCGCCTGCCTGGCCCCGGGCAATAATGGAAATTTTTTGCACCGGATCAGTATGGGGAAGAAAGTGGGCGACGATCGCGTGCCCGGCTTCGTGGTAAGCGGTAATTTTTTTCTCTTTCTCTGTAATCACCCGGCTCCTTCTCTCCGGCCCCATCATAACCTTTTCAATTGATTCAAATAATTCGTCCATCTCAATCATTTTTTTGTTCCGCCGGGCGGAAAGGATCGCCGCTTCATTAAGAAGATTCGCTAAATCAGCTCCGGAAAAACCAGGAGTCCGTTCAGCAATCCGGCGCAGGCTCACTTCTTTAGACAAAGGCTTTTGCCGGGCATGAACCTTTAAAATTTCCTCCCGGTCTTTTATGTCCGGCTCGTCAATTACCACCCGGCGGTCAAAACGTCCGGGCCGAAGCAGGGCCGGATCCAAAACATCGGGCCGATTGGTAGCGGCGATAACTATCACATTAGTATGAGTTTCAAAGCCGTCCATCTCCACCAAAATCTGATTTAAAGTCTGCTCGCGCTCATCATGGGAACCGCCGAGTCCGGCTCCTCTCCGGCGGCCAACAGCATCAATTTCATCAATGAATAATATGCAAGGAGAATTTTTCTTGGCTCGTTTGAATAAATCCCTAACCCTGGAAGCGCCAACTCCAACGAACATCTCCACAAATTCCGAACCGGAAATATGAAAAAAGGGAACATCAGCCTCTCCGGCCACAGCCCGAGCCATCAAAGTTTTTCCCGTGCCCGGGCTGCCCAAAAGCAAAACTCCACGCGGAATGCGAGCGCCTAATTCGTAAAATTTCTTGGGATGCTTCAAAAATTCAACCACTTCCTTTAATTCCTCTTTGGCCTCCTTAGCTCCGGCCACATCCTTAAAAGTAACCTTATTTTTTAAATCTTTGACGGACTCCCTGGCTTGCGACTGGCCAAACATCATGGCTTTGGAATTGGCTCCGGCCACACTTCGCATCATAAAATAGATAAAAACGCCTATCAGGAGAAAAGGAATAAGAAACGGCAGAATGGCCGACAGCCAAAAATTTAATCCTTCGTTTTCTTTCACCTGAATTTTAATCTTTGAAATCTTATCCGCTTCCACGCCGAAATTTCTTAACAACTCCGATAATGACTCTCCGCTTTCTTTCTTAACGATCTCTTCCGCGCCGTCAGCCAGAGTAATTTTCATTTCCGCGCCCCTTACTTCTATCTGCGAAACCTTTTCCTCGTTAATCTGGCTTATTAAGGTTTCCAAACCGACTGTTTCCGTTTTGCTCCCATCGCTTAAAATAGAAAAAAGGCTGGCAATTATTAAAAAAACCAGAAAGAAGATTAAAAAATTCTTAACCAAATTTTTCATAAATTGTTAATTTTATTAGAGACTACAAAATTTATTATATAATACAGAGTCCTTTTTGGCAAACAAAACAAATAATTGTAGAGACGCATAATTATGCGTCTCTACAATATAAATTATTTTTTATTTTTGCTAATTTCTTTCTTTTCCGATTTGGCTTCCGGTGTCTTTCCGGCCGTCTTTTTCTTCTTTTCTTTGGCCGGCTTGGCTTTTTCAGAAACCGCCTCTTCTTCTTTTATCTCCTTCTCTTTTGTTTCTTTGGCGCTTGTTTTTTCTTTTTTTGTTCCAGCTTCTTTGGCCAGTTTTAATCCCAGACGATGCTCTTTCGGCTCCAAAGACATTACTTCAAAGCTGGCTTTCTCGCCCAGCTTAAACAACTCATTTATTTTTTGGTTTTGGGCCAAACCCAACTGGCTGGCGTGGGCCAAACCGTGGATATCTTCGTCTAACTTTACAAACAGGCCGAAAGGATTAATTTTTAAAATTGTCCCGGCTACTGTTTGGCCGACCTTATATTTCGCGCTGGCTTCTTCCCAGGGATCTTTCAAGAGTTTTCTGGCGGACAAAAATATTTTTGCCCCGGCCACGCTTATAACTTCGGCTTTTATTTTATCCCCGACTTTAAAAAGATCTGCCGGAGAATCAATCCTCTGCCAGGCCAATTCCGAGATATGAATAAGGCCCTCCATATTTTCGCCAAAACTGATAAAAACCCCAAAATCCGTAACCGCGGTAATAACCCCCTCAACGATTGTGCCAACCTTGTATTTGGCGATAGTGTCCTTTTGCTTTTCGCTCCAAACATCTTTTTCGCTGAAAATA containing:
- the rpmF gene encoding 50S ribosomal protein L32; this encodes MSVPAKRRSRSKVRRNRAHYALKKMALNKCPKCGQPKRPHQACSFCGSYRGREIVRIKVKTKKEKK
- the ftsH gene encoding ATP-dependent zinc metalloprotease FtsH, with amino-acid sequence MKNLVKNFLIFFLVFLIIASLFSILSDGSKTETVGLETLISQINEEKVSQIEVRGAEMKITLADGAEEIVKKESGESLSELLRNFGVEADKISKIKIQVKENEGLNFWLSAILPFLIPFLLIGVFIYFMMRSVAGANSKAMMFGQSQARESVKDLKNKVTFKDVAGAKEAKEELKEVVEFLKHPKKFYELGARIPRGVLLLGSPGTGKTLMARAVAGEADVPFFHISGSEFVEMFVGVGASRVRDLFKRAKKNSPCILFIDEIDAVGRRRGAGLGGSHDEREQTLNQILVEMDGFETHTNVIVIAATNRPDVLDPALLRPGRFDRRVVIDEPDIKDREEILKVHARQKPLSKEVSLRRIAERTPGFSGADLANLLNEAAILSARRNKKMIEMDELFESIEKVMMGPERRSRVITEKEKKITAYHEAGHAIVAHFLPHTDPVQKISIIARGQAGGYTLKLPTEDKHMHAKSEFVEELAVLLAGHATEKEIFGEVTTGATSDLRRATALARQLITDYGMSDDLGPRTYGEKEEMIFLGREIHEQRDYSEKVAEQIDKEISRFIEQAAKQAKEIIKTEKEKLDKVVEALLKKETLEREEFEKIVGKKEGKE
- a CDS encoding S1 RNA-binding domain-containing protein; translated protein: MEEDKKILDEKGKDFQELLEKDNLKIPQAGDTVRGTVISASRAEVRLDIAGILIGVIRGPELYEEAEEYAGLKSGDEVEATVIEEENEDGELELSFRHAGQKKAWEVLRKAAKSKETIKVKVIDANKGGLLVRYCQIQGFLPVSQLAPENYPRVSGGDKSKILEKLKSFVGQEFEVTVMTLDEKEDKIIFSEKDVWSEKQKDTIAKYKVGTIVEGVITAVTDFGVFISFGENMEGLIHISELAWQRIDSPADLFKVGDKIKAEVISVAGAKIFLSARKLLKDPWEEASAKYKVGQTVAGTILKINPFGLFVKLDEDIHGLAHASQLGLAQNQKINELFKLGEKASFEVMSLEPKEHRLGLKLAKEAGTKKEKTSAKETKEKEIKEEEAVSEKAKPAKEKKKKTAGKTPEAKSEKKEISKNKK